In Trifolium pratense cultivar HEN17-A07 linkage group LG7, ARS_RC_1.1, whole genome shotgun sequence, a genomic segment contains:
- the LOC123896173 gene encoding uncharacterized protein LOC123896173 produces MSSSQTSSPAKNDDTTSPSYDGLPQQITIAYPLTTIFPEETVKTKKTTPKKSSKRSQSTSRVPSESKKGGKCSKSKSTLKTVHTMRELYLDNPATANVDVNVEASDSSKKNLSLELDLTETLGLEKPRSAEKLGETSLETPNVAIDGIGANSKANLVSEMTVDENAGSGLDAANDATASEEHVDISTSVVPDSPNSPVVPVNEKGTETTIPADVITQDKGKTANMPDTSEANVIDVESLQFKSTPRAGISRRLRSNTGKDIATPSEATKTKIGPKKRWSKVTVPSESKKKIVKRKTVSSSDSDYEEDQDAGASPEASPLKSAKRKRMAPNVPSVPIDNVSFHCVENVNRWKFVVKRRIAIERNLNEDFLKCQDIVNLIEEAGLMKTVSELGKCYDKLTREFLVNIPADCDDPLSPEYLKVYVRGKCVDFSPVVINEYLGRSTAPAAELETSMNEICRTITGDKVRAWPRAGKLSAAKLTTKYALLNKIGAANWVPTTHSNSVATGLAKFIYAIGTGTVFDYGTHIFNATILHGSSTAVKMPIAFPTLICGIILSQHPDICTNSDVPVSRPSALTMDFRLLEGKHAADIAVASLKTPAVGMTKRQMIANLREVSNMLGEKKELVDGVIQALELEQSQANEDGVGPSHGASHDDDLAGGDTVEEEMASDESPSI; encoded by the coding sequence ATGTCGAGTTCTCAAACTTCTTCTCCTGCAAAGAACGACGACACCACATCACCCTCATACGATGGTCTCCCTCAACAAATCACCATCGCGTATCCTCTCACTACCATTTTTCCTGAGGAAACAGTGAAGACGAAGAAGACCACACCGAAGAAAAGCTCTAAACGAAGTCAATCGACTTCTCGTGTGCCGTCTGAATCGAAGAAAGGGGGTAAGTGTTCTAAATCTAAATCTACGCTTAAAACGGTTCATACAATGCGTGAACTGTATCTTGATAATCCTGCTACTGCAAATGTTGATGTTAATGTTGAAGCATCTGATTCTAGTAAGAAGAATTTAAGTTTGGAATTGGATTTAACTGAAACCCTAGGATTAGAAAAACCTAGGTCGGCTGAGAAATTGGGGGAAACCTCTTTGGAAACCCCTAATGTCGCTATTGATGGTATTGGCGCTAACTCTAAGGCCAATCTTGTGTCTGAGATGACAGTTGATGAGAATGCAGGTTCTGGGCTAGATGCTGCaaatgatgctacagcatctgaAGAACATGTTGATATTAGTACCTCTGTAGTCCCTGATTCACCAAACTCTCCTGTGGTTCCTGTTAATGAAAAGGGTACTGAAACCACCATCCCTGCTGATGTCATTACTCAGGATAAGGGTAAAACTGCAAATATGCCTGATACAAGTGAGGCAAATGTAATTGATGTTGAAAGCCTTCAATTCAAGAGTACTCCTAGGGCTGGTATATCTAGGAGGCTGAGAAGTAATACAGGAAAGGATATAGCTACTCCTTCTGAAGCCaccaaaactaaaattggaccTAAGAAACGGTGGAGCAAGGTAACTGTACCCTCTGAAAGTAAGAAGAAGATTGTGAAGAGAAAAACTGTCTCTTCTAGTGACTCTGATTATGAGGAAGATCAAGATGCTGGAGCATCTCCTGAAGCATCTCCTCTGAAATCTGCCAAGAGAAAGAGAATGGCTCCTAATGTTCCATCTGTACCAATTGACAATGTCTCCTTCCACTGTGTTGAGAATGTTAACAGGTGGAAATTTGTGGTGAAAAGAAGAATAGCCATTGAAAGAAACCTTAATGAAGACTTCTTGAAATGTCAAGACATTGTGAATCTAATAGAGGAGGCAGGGCTGATGAAAACTGTATCTGAGTTGGGTAAATGCTACGATAAGTTGACTAGAGAATTCTTGGTAAACATCCCAGCTGACTGTGATGATCCTTTAAGCCCTGAATACTTAAAAGTGTATGTAAGAGGCAAATGTGTTGATTTCTCACCAGTTGTCATCAACGAATATCTGGGAAGAAGTACTGCTCCTGCAGCTGAATTAGAGACATCTATGAATGAGATATGCAGGACCATCACTGGTGACAAAGTGAGAGCATGGCCAAGGGCTGGCAAACTTTCTGCTGCTAAATTAACCACAAAATATGCTCTGCTGAACAAAATTGGTGCAGCCAACTGGGTCCCCACTACACACTCCAACAGTGTAGCTACAGGTTTGGCCAAGTTCATCTATGCCATAGGCACTGGTACTGTTTTTGATTATGGCActcatatttttaatgcaacAATTCTCCATGGCTCTTCCACTGCTGTAAAAATGCCAATAGCCTTTCCCACTCTGATCTGTGGCATTATCTTGTCACAACATCCTGACATTTGCACTAACTCTGATGTGCCTGTCTCTAGACCCTCAGCTTTAACCATGGATTTTAGATTATTGGAAGGAAAACATGCTGCAGACATTGCTGTAGCATCTTTGAAGACACCAGCTGTAGGTATGACCAAGAGACAGATGATTGCTAATCTCAGGGAGGTTAGTAATATGCTAGGTGAGAAGAAGGAGCTGGTAGATGGTGTAATCCAAGCCTTGGAGCTTGAGCAGTCACAGGCAAATGAGGATGGAGTTGGTCCTTCCCATGGCGCTTCTCATGATGATGATCTTGCAGGTGGTGACACTGTAGAAGAGGAGATGGCCTCTGATGAAAGTCCCTCAATTTGA
- the LOC123899598 gene encoding LOW QUALITY PROTEIN: putative pentatricopeptide repeat-containing protein At1g64310 (The sequence of the model RefSeq protein was modified relative to this genomic sequence to represent the inferred CDS: inserted 5 bases in 3 codons) — MGLGKPELYGFEFGEGKTRLRPIAMPDNYTYACVIRACSDNFDFRMTCXHGNSLSAGLGMNPICCSALVSAYSKLGFVHEACRVFNGIAEPDLVLWYSLISAYVCSGMWDIGIQMFSSMRHSGKKPDGFTLARVVVGIADSSLLSIGQGLHCLSQKSGLDYDSHAGSLLVRMYSRCKCMDSAYRVFCSIFNPDLVTWSALIAGYSQCGEYQKVLLYFRKINMESKKPDSVLIATVLASIAQTAIVVPGYEVHGYVLRHGLESDVKVSSALIDMYSKCGFLHLGTRAFKIMPERNIISYNSVILALGLYGCASXGFAMFDEIMERGLVPDEATLSALLCACCHAGLVKDGREIFRRMKEEFNIKARPEHYVYMVKLLGSAGGLEEAYNLTQSLPEPVDKAILGALLSCCDFYGNSKLAETVAQQIFKSDPSDNVYKVMLSNXYAGDGRWDDAKKLRDKMTGGQKKIRGVS; from the exons atgggtttggggaaacccgaactttatgggtttgagtttggggagggcaaaacccgtctccgccccattgccatgcctgaTAATTACACTTACGCTTGTGTTATACGTGCATGCTCTGATAACTTTGATTTTCGTATGACTTG TCATGGAAATTCTCTGTCTGCAGGATTGGGAATGAACCCTATTTGTTGTAGTGCACTTGTCAGTGCTTATTCAAAACTTGGCTTTGTTCATGAAGCTTGTAGAGTGTTCAATGGGATTGCTGAACCGGATTTAGTTTTGTGGTATTCTTTGATTTCTGCTTATGTGTGTTCTGGTATGTGGGATATAGGGATTCAAATGTTTAGCTCAATGAGACATTCTGGGAAGAAGCCTGATGGGTTTACATTGGCTAGGGTGGTTGTGGGTATTGCGGATTCTAGCTTGCTGAGCATTGGCCAAGGATTACATTGTTTGAGTCAAAAGAGTGGGCTTGATTATGATTCTCATGCAGGTAGTTTACTGGTGCGTATGTACTCGAGATGTAAGTGCATGGATTCAGCATATAGAGTCTTTTGTAGCATTTTCAATCCTGATTTGGTTACATGGTCTGCTCTAATAGCTGGGTATTCTCAGTGTGGGGAGTATCAGAAAGTGTTGCTCTATTTCAGGAAAATAAACATGGAGAGCAAGAAGCCGGATTCTGTTTTGATTGCCACTGTGCTGGCTTCTATAGCTCAGACGGCAATTGTAGTACCAGGATATGAGGTACATGGTTATGTTCTTCGGCATGGACTGGAATCAGATGTCAAGGTTTCCTCTGCTCTCATAGATATGTATTCCAAGTGTGGTTTCCTGCACTTGGGAACTCGTGCGTTTAAGATAATGCCAGAACGTAATATAATTTCTTATAATTCAGTAATTTTGGCTCTTGGCTTGTACGGATGTGCTT GAGGCTTCGCGATGTTTGATGAGATAATGGAGAGAGGATTGGTACCTGATGAAGCAACATTATCTGCTCTCCTTTGTGCTTGTTGTCATGCTGGCTTGGTTAAAGATGGCCGAGAGATTTTCCGGAGAATGAAAGAGGAATTCAACATCAAAGCTAGACCTGAGCACTATGTTTACATGGTGAAGCTTCTTGGCAGTGCTGGGGGGTTAGAAGAGGCCTACAATCTCACTCAGTCCTTACCAGAACCAGTAGACAAGGCCATATTGGGAGCCTTATTATCATGCTGTGATTTTTATGGAAATTCCAAGTTGGCAGAAACTGTAGCTCAGCAGATTTTTAAAAGCGATCCTTCTGACAATGTTTACAAGGTTATGCTTTCCAA ATATGCTGGCGATGGGAGGTGGGATGATGCGAAGAAATTGAGGGATAAAATGACAGGAGGTcaaaagaaaattcgaggagTTAGTTGA
- the LOC123896174 gene encoding uncharacterized protein LOC123896174, whose translation MQDFAEQAGFRLITLTPYYAQANGQVEAANKVIIGLIKKHIAHKPNNWHRTLDQVLWACRNSPKESTGSTLFRLTYGHDAVLPVEVMMQSIRVQRQLELPTDHYWNLTLDELVNVDEERLQALDVLVRQKERIVKAYNKKVKPKTFNLGDLVWKVILPMNRRDRVFGKWSPNWEGPFKIPQVLSNGAYEIEELTSEQRSVNMNGKYLKKYKPTLQEIRIKNE comes from the coding sequence ATGCAAGACTTTGCTGAACAAGCAGGTTTTAGGTTGATAACTTTGACACCTtactatgctcaagcaaatggTCAAGTCGAAGCAGCTAACAAAGTTATAATTggtttaattaaaaaacatattgCTCACAAGCCAAATAATTGGCACAGAACTTTGGATCAAGTTTTATGGGCATGTAGAAATTCTCCTAAGGAATCAACAGGTTCAACTCTTTTTCGACTGACTTATGGTCATGATGCTGTATTGCCTGTGGAAGTTATGATGCAATCAATTCGAGTGCAAAGGCAATTGGAACTACCTACTGACCATTATTGGAACTTGACGTTAGATGAGTTGGTAAATGTAGATGAGGAAAGATTGCAAGCGTTGGATGTATTAGTTcgacaaaaagaaagaattgtCAAAGCTtacaataaaaaagttaaaccTAAAACCTTTAACTTAGGAGATTTGGTTTGGAAAGTTATTCTTCCCATGAATAGAAGAGATAGAGTCTTTGGGAAATGGTCACCTAACTGGGAAGGGCCATTCAAGATCCCTCAGGTATTATCCAATGGAGCTTATGAAATTGAAGAATTAACTTCTGAACAACGTTCAGTAaacatgaatggcaaatatttgAAGAAATATAAGCCAACGTTACAAGAAATACGCATAAAGAACGAGTAG
- the LOC123900108 gene encoding transcription factor UNE12-like isoform X1: MHTNVPAAPHPPAMRPRVRARRGQATDPHSIAERLRRERIAERIRALQDLVPSVNKTDRAAMLDEIMDYVKFLRLQVKVLDMLEDACESLLENILAENKHIQEVAKVDSYQYFMFCNTWNWRWY; encoded by the exons ATGCATACTAATGTTCCTGCTGCTCCACATCCTCCAGCCATGCGTCCTAGGGTGCGGGCTAGAAGAGGACAGGCTACAGATCCACACAGCATAGCTGAGAGA TTACGCAGAGAAAGAATCGCAGAAAGAATCAGGGCGTTGCAAGATTTGGTTCCAAGTGTCAACAAG ACAGATAGAGCTGCCATGTTAGATGAAATTATGGATTACGTCAAGTTCTTAAGGCTTCAAGTGAAG GTGTTAGATATGCTTGAAGATGCTTGTGAATCATTGCTAGAAAACATTTTGGCAGAAAATAAACATATACAAGAGGTGGCAAAAGT GGACAGTTACCAGTATTTCATGTTTTGTAACACTTGGAATTGGAGGTGGTATTAA
- the LOC123900108 gene encoding transcription factor UNE12-like isoform X2 translates to MHTNVPAAPHPPAMRPRVRARRGQATDPHSIAERLRRERIAERIRALQDLVPSVNKTDRAAMLDEIMDYVKFLRLQVKVLDMLEDACESLLENILAENKHIQEVAKV, encoded by the exons ATGCATACTAATGTTCCTGCTGCTCCACATCCTCCAGCCATGCGTCCTAGGGTGCGGGCTAGAAGAGGACAGGCTACAGATCCACACAGCATAGCTGAGAGA TTACGCAGAGAAAGAATCGCAGAAAGAATCAGGGCGTTGCAAGATTTGGTTCCAAGTGTCAACAAG ACAGATAGAGCTGCCATGTTAGATGAAATTATGGATTACGTCAAGTTCTTAAGGCTTCAAGTGAAG GTGTTAGATATGCTTGAAGATGCTTGTGAATCATTGCTAGAAAACATTTTGGCAGAAAATAAACATATACAAGAGGTGGCAAAAGTGTAA